Proteins encoded within one genomic window of Eurosta solidaginis isolate ZX-2024a chromosome 1, ASM4086904v1, whole genome shotgun sequence:
- the LOC137238633 gene encoding protein transport protein Sec24D-like, whose translation MPPLSGPMPGQSGLMQSQSGQMPPQHPMHQPFGGHGQHGPPGMQPASTGPGGAMTPHPVMPRYIPQQQPGYAMPRQQQQQPPQPGYLPCYPLQQPGGYMGQMMPPTQPGQAPMPSQTPMPGQPPIPGRPGYNQPPAPVHWYISTAATVAQRRLDPNQMLNPLSVTIENQNSAGGAFITNEQGSLPPLVNTKYVEQDQGNSSPRYVRSFLYCIPATADL comes from the exons ATGCCACCGCTATCGGGTCCAATGCCAGGACAGTCTGGTCTAATGCAATCACAATCCGGTCAAATGCCACCTCAGCACCCTATGCACCAGCCATTTGGTGGCCATGGGCaacatggtcctccaggtatgcagcccgcatctactggaccaggtggggcaatgacaccacatccagttatgccaaggtatataccacaacagcaaccgggttatgcaatgccacgacaacagcagcaacaacctccccagcCTGGCTATCTGCCctgttatcctctacaacaaccaggtggttacatgggtcaaatgatgccaccaacacaacctggacaggcgccaatgcccagtcagacacccatgccgggtcaacccccaataccagGACgccctggttataat caaccacctgcacctgtgcactggtatatatcaacagcagcaacagtagcccaacgccgtttagatcccaaTCAGATGTTAAATCCGTTAAGCGTTaccattgaaaatcaaaatagcgctggtggtgcttttattactaatgaacagggttcattaccaccattggtgaacACAAAATATGTGgaacaagatcagggtaactcctcgccacgttacgttag GTcctttttgtattgcatacctgcaacagctgatttatga